The candidate division KSB1 bacterium genome has a window encoding:
- a CDS encoding (Fe-S)-binding protein gives MADNLPWTTLREAALKEASRCNRCGYCQAVCPTYWATGRETAVARGRNQLLKAALEGEVRLSPRVRESVFQCLLCGACTGQCFPAVRTYEVMGYARVLVNNGRPSALQRFVFRELLLHRERLDRLVRLVALGKRSGLSGAVQALRILGWYGRSVAEGERLIPTIPPRFLRDEARPLLSAARENGAVDAVYFVGCAINYALPEAGLGTLRALRAAGMRVAVAPNLCCGLPAFAYGDWEAARALARRNLELLLALKPRTLVSDCASCTSFLQSYPSLLADQPDWREQAEQLAAVVRDATQLLAEVAQKWKMPTATRVTYHDPCHLAHHLGERSAPRELLRSVDGIELVEMEEADACCGGAGSYSVAHPDLAARILERKMARVRATGAEVVATACPACVIQLRYGARRFRVPVRVVHVSQLLTLGGIRPAGTRGIPLPHEKEVRP, from the coding sequence ATGGCAGATAATCTGCCCTGGACGACGCTGCGCGAGGCCGCGCTGAAGGAAGCCAGTCGCTGCAACCGGTGTGGCTATTGCCAGGCCGTTTGTCCAACCTACTGGGCGACAGGACGAGAGACGGCGGTGGCCCGTGGACGGAACCAGCTGCTGAAAGCTGCGCTCGAGGGCGAGGTTCGCCTGTCGCCTCGGGTGCGGGAGAGTGTGTTCCAGTGCCTTCTCTGCGGGGCGTGCACTGGCCAGTGTTTTCCGGCGGTCCGGACGTATGAGGTGATGGGCTACGCAAGAGTTCTGGTGAATAATGGTCGGCCTTCTGCCCTGCAGAGGTTTGTATTCCGCGAGCTGCTGCTACATCGGGAGCGACTGGATCGGCTGGTCCGCCTGGTGGCTCTGGGCAAGCGGAGTGGACTTTCGGGAGCGGTGCAAGCACTTCGGATCTTGGGTTGGTATGGCCGCTCCGTAGCTGAGGGAGAGCGGTTGATCCCGACGATTCCGCCGCGTTTTCTTCGGGATGAAGCTCGCCCTCTACTAAGTGCGGCTCGGGAGAACGGCGCAGTGGACGCCGTCTACTTCGTGGGATGTGCGATCAATTACGCGTTGCCGGAGGCCGGGCTGGGCACGCTTCGGGCTCTGAGAGCTGCGGGGATGCGTGTGGCGGTGGCGCCTAACCTCTGCTGTGGGCTGCCGGCCTTCGCCTACGGGGATTGGGAAGCGGCACGGGCTCTGGCCCGTCGGAATCTGGAACTCTTGCTTGCCCTGAAGCCACGCACGCTCGTGAGCGATTGTGCAAGCTGCACGAGCTTTCTTCAGTCCTACCCTTCTCTTCTCGCAGATCAGCCGGACTGGCGGGAGCAAGCTGAGCAGCTGGCCGCCGTGGTGCGCGACGCAACGCAGCTCCTTGCGGAAGTGGCTCAGAAGTGGAAGATGCCCACCGCGACCCGGGTTACCTACCATGACCCTTGCCATCTCGCCCACCATCTCGGCGAACGGTCGGCCCCCCGCGAGCTCCTCCGCAGCGTGGACGGAATTGAGCTTGTCGAAATGGAAGAGGCCGACGCGTGCTGTGGCGGTGCTGGTTCGTATAGCGTTGCCCATCCCGATCTTGCTGCGCGGATCCTGGAACGCAAAATGGCCCGCGTTCGGGCCACCGGCGCAGAAGTCGTGGCTACGGCTTGCCCGGCGTGTGTGATCCAGCTCCGCTACGGAGCGCGGCGTTTCCGGGTTCCGGTGCGCGTGGTGCACGTGAGCCAGCTACTAACGCTTGGTGGGATAAGGCCAGCTGGGACTCGAGGAATCCCTCTCCCTCACGAAAAGGAGGTGCGGCCATGA
- a CDS encoding DUF2961 domain-containing protein: MKPQVAMLVGMALASVIVSCERADLEEDPSLAWSRLKDFRAARASSFDRTGGNDDGNWGHPIQPGETRELAVLTGPGVIEHIWFTIASDEPYHLKKLVLRVYWDNEDRPSVEAPVGDFFGLGHGEYHHFVSEPIAIGTQNALNCFWPMPFRRSARLTITNEGEKMVRAFYYQIDWAKLSHWDKNLAYFHAQYRQAYPCQRVVWKEGEKPVNLKGEKNYVFLEAEGAGHYVGVVLNVRLNEDGWWGEGDDMIFVDGDSLPTLSGTGSEDYFCGAWGFGKAFSYPYFGCPVNQAEQGNQHQKGAKWTVYRFHLRDPIPFRRSIRVTIEHGHANDRADDWCSVAFWYQKEPHAPFPPLPPVSERLPRPLD; encoded by the coding sequence ATGAAGCCACAAGTAGCGATGCTGGTGGGGATGGCGCTGGCAAGCGTCATCGTGAGCTGTGAAAGGGCAGATCTGGAAGAGGATCCTTCCCTGGCATGGTCGCGGCTCAAAGACTTCCGGGCCGCCCGCGCTTCCAGTTTTGATCGAACCGGCGGAAACGACGACGGCAATTGGGGGCATCCGATCCAGCCCGGGGAGACGCGCGAACTGGCTGTCCTGACGGGGCCGGGGGTGATCGAGCATATCTGGTTCACGATCGCCAGCGACGAGCCCTACCACCTGAAAAAGCTCGTCCTGCGCGTCTATTGGGACAATGAGGATCGGCCGAGCGTCGAGGCTCCGGTTGGGGATTTCTTCGGCCTCGGACACGGCGAGTACCACCATTTTGTTTCTGAGCCCATAGCCATCGGTACCCAAAACGCCCTGAACTGCTTCTGGCCTATGCCCTTTCGCCGCTCGGCACGCCTTACGATCACCAACGAGGGGGAAAAGATGGTGCGCGCTTTCTACTATCAAATCGATTGGGCCAAACTTTCCCACTGGGACAAGAACCTGGCGTACTTCCACGCGCAGTACCGACAGGCCTATCCCTGCCAGCGGGTGGTTTGGAAGGAAGGGGAAAAGCCCGTCAACTTGAAAGGCGAAAAGAACTACGTCTTTCTGGAAGCTGAAGGGGCCGGCCATTATGTCGGGGTGGTTCTCAACGTGCGGCTAAATGAGGATGGCTGGTGGGGCGAAGGCGATGACATGATCTTCGTCGACGGTGATTCCCTGCCCACCCTGAGCGGCACCGGTTCGGAGGACTACTTCTGCGGAGCCTGGGGTTTCGGCAAGGCGTTTTCTTATCCGTACTTTGGCTGCCCAGTTAACCAGGCCGAGCAGGGCAATCAGCATCAGAAGGGCGCTAAGTGGACGGTCTATCGTTTTCACCTTCGCGATCCTATACCTTTCCGGCGATCCATCCGGGTGACCATCGAGCACGGGCACGCGAACGATCGCGCTGACGACTGGTGCAGTGTCGCTTTCTGGTATCAAAAGGAGCCCCATGCCCCCTTCCCACCCTTGCCTCCCGTCAGCGAAAGACTGCCGCGTCCGTTAGACTGA